The Euphorbia lathyris chromosome 3, ddEupLath1.1, whole genome shotgun sequence genome contains a region encoding:
- the LOC136222239 gene encoding cysteine-rich receptor-like protein kinase 44, whose protein sequence is MDYIISISLIFSILMLIRFGNGQIRVGQTIVSCNYTSNFTISSNYSRNRNLLLSSLPSKVSQNTSVANFFYSTSIGQGSDKVYGKAICQADSTPQLCSDFLTDSIENLRTYCPNQKEGISVSHFGIHYSNRPVNGVVVLEPTNAGYNVDDLNSENQVEFYEIWNSLMEKVAEKASMGDMVKYATGKVNSTSNQTIYVLMQCFTDLSPSSCRYCLREAVIYYEGCCHGKVGGYAQKPSCWFRWDLYPFANFTGFATAPSPSPLPPPTPIPITIIKEKGGIASKTVVIIVAAVVSFMVVMNLLYILYHRKKTSNSQHIKDSHEDNDEISTIESLQFDIKTLQIATNNFSIHNKLGEGGFGAVFKGILPDGRTIAVKRWSKDSSQGKVEFENEVLLLAKLQHRNLVRLFGYCFQEKERLLVYEFIQNTSLDCYIFDSHKRLILDWNKRYKIIEGIAKGILYLHQDSRIQVIHRDLKPSNVLLDDQMNPKISDFGTARLFEVDQSQIATHRIVGTYGYMSPEYAMHGQISIKSDVFSFGVLVLEILSGQKVSRFGYGEVNEENLLTYTWKNWNEGTPLNVIDKISLSNGSTQEMIRCIHIGLLCVQEDLGKRPTMSSIVLMLSSSSVSLPVPSIPAYFMSNIDEFEAQQSFNHHLFTTDESVNQMSLTDQGPR, encoded by the exons ATGGATTACATAATTTCCATTTCCCTTATCTTTTCTATCCTTATGTTGATTAGGTTCGGCAATGGCCAGATAAGAGTTGGCCAGACAATAGTGAGCTGCAACTACACATCAAACTTCACCATCAGTAGCAATTACTCTAGAAACAGAAATCTCCTCCTCTCTTCGCTCCCTTCCAAAGTCTCTCAAAATACTTCGGTCGCTAATTTCTTCTACAGCACCTCTATCGGCCAAGGTTCAGATAAAGTCTACGGTAAGGCCATTTGCCAAGCGGATTCCACTCCACAACTTTGTTCCGATTTCTTAACTGATTCAATCGAAAATCTGAGAACATATTGTCCGAACCAGAAAGAAGGAATTTCAGTGAGCCATTTTGGCATCCATTACTCAAATCGGCCGGTGAACGGAGTAGTGGTGCTGGAACCAACGAATGCTGGGTACAATGTTGATGATCTGAATTCGGAAAATCAGGTTGAATTTTATGAAATTTGGAACAGTTTGATGGAAAAAGTTGCAGAGAAAGCTTCAATGGGAGATATGGTGAAGTATGCAACAGGGAAAGTGAATTCAACTTCAAATCAAACCATATATGTACTGATGCAGTGTTTTACTGATTTATCACCGAGCAGTTGCag GTATTGCTTACGAGAAGCAGTAATTTATTATGAAGGTTGTTGCCATGGGAAGGTTGGAGGATATGCTCAGAAGCCAAGTTGTTGGTTCAGATGGGATCTTTATCCTTTCGCCAATTTTACTGGTTTTGCTACTGCTCCTTCTCCATCTCCTTTGCCTCCTCCTACTCCTATTCCTATCACTATAATAAAag AAAAGGGAGGCATTGCATCTAAAACCGTCGTGATTATCGTTGCTGCCGTCGTGAGTTTCATGGTTGTGATGAACTTATTATACATATTATATCATAGAAAGAAGACATCTAACTCCCAACATATCAAAG ATTCTCATGAAGATAATGATGAAATTAGTACTATTGAATCTTTGCAATTTGATATTAAGACTCTCCAAATTGCTACAAATAATTTCTCAATTCACAACAAGCTTGGAGAAGGCGGATTTGGGGCCGTTTTCAAG GGCATCCTTCCTGACGGACGAACTATAGCTGTGAAGAGATGGTCAAAAGATTCATCACAGGGAAAAGTTGAATTCGAAAATGAGGTCCTATTATTAGCGAAGCTTCAGCACAGAAATTTGGTTAGACTTTTTGGCTATTGTTTCCAAGAGAAAGAAAGACTTTTGGTCTATGAGTTCATTCAGAATACGAGCCTTGATTGTTATATCTTTG ATTCTCACAAGCGATTAATACTAGATTGGAACAAACGATATAAAATCATAGAGGGTATTGCTAAAGGAATTCTTTATCTTCATCAAGATTCCCGAATTCAAGTTATTCATCGGGACCTCAAACCAAGCAATGTTTTGTTAGATGACCAAATGAATCCAAAAATCTCAGATTTTGGAACTGCAAGATTGTTTGAGGTGGATCAATCTCAAATTGCCACTCATAGAATTGTCGGAACCTA TGGGTATATGTCTCCAGAATATGCAATGCATGGCCAAATCTCAATAAAATCAGATGTATTTAGCTTTGGTGTGCTTGTTTTGGAAATCTTAAGTGGTCAAAAGGTTAGTCGTTTTGGTTATGGTGAAGTCAACGAGGAGAATCTTTTAACCTAT ACATGGAAAAACTGGAATGAAGGAACACCATTAAATGTGATTGATAAAATATCACTGAGCAATGGTTCAACACAAGAAATGATAAGATGCATTCACATTGGGTTGCTATGTGTTCAAGAAGATTTAGGGAAAAGACCAACTATGTCCTCCATTGTTCTAATGCTTAGCAGTAGCTCAGTCTCTCTTCCTGTACCTTCCATACCTGCATATTTCATGAGTAATATAGATGAATTTGAAGCACAACAATCATTTAATCATCACCTATTCACTACCGATGAATCGGTAAACCAGATGTCATTAACTGATCAGGGTCCTCGATGA